AAATTTATATCAGTCATTGAATATAATGCACTGATTGAAAGGTCCCATGAAATAGGCAGGATGCTAAATTATATGATCCAGCATCCTGAAAAATATCAGATCAAATCATAAGAGTCGGGCTTAAGAAGTCGACAGTCGATTGATGACTGGTGTTTAAAAACTGCCGACTGCTGACTGGCGACTGCCGATTGGTGACTGCTGACTGGCGACTGCCGACTGCCGACTGGTGACTGCCGACTGCCAACTGCCGACTACCGACTATTTCCCCAGCATCTTCTTGATCTCATTCAGCTTCATCAATGCCTCAACAGGTGTAAGGGTGTTAATATTGGTACTCAGGATGTCATCCCTTATCCGCTCCAGCAACGGATCATTCAATTGTATAAAACTTAGTTGATAACCTCCTCCCTCCGCTTGCTCACTGCCAACTGCCAACTGCCGACTGCCGACCGCCGACTGCCTCCCAATCTCCTCCCCGCTATGCGTCTTTTCCAGGATATGCAACATCTCTCCAGCCCTTTCCAGCACAGTATGGGGCATGCCGGCCATCCTGGCAACATGAATGCCAAAGCTGTGCTCACTGCCACCCGGCTGCAGCTTGCGTATGAAAATGACCTGGTTGTTGATCTCTTTGACAGAAATATGGTAGTTCTGTATCCTCTTAAATGAGGCAGCCATCTCATTTAGCTCATGGTAGTGCGTGGCGAAAAGGATTTTGGGCCGGAAAAGCGGATGTTCATGAAGATACTCCGCTATGGCCCAGGCTATCGATATCCCGTCATATGTGCTGGTGCCGCGGCCAATCTCATCGAGAAGAATAAGGCTGCGGTTGGAAACATTATTGAGAATACTGGCTGTCTCATTCATCTCGACCATGAATGTCGATTCACCGGATGATATATTATCGGATGCACCAACACGGGTAAAAATCTTATCAACGATACCGATTTTGGCAGAGCTGGCCGGGACAAAAGCCCCCATCTGGGCCATGAGTACGATCAGCGCTGTTTGACGTAACAAAGCCGACTTTCCCGACATATTCGGCCCGGTGATGATGATGATCTGCTGCTGCTCTGTGTCGAGGTAAACATCGTTGGGGATATATCTTTCACCTAAGGGCAACTGCTGCTCAATGACCGGATGCCGGCCGTCTTTAATATCAATGACGTTGGTATCATTGATTTCCGGTCTGACATAATTATATCTCTGGGCAGATACGGCAAAAGAGAGCAGGCAATCAAGGCGGGCAATAAGTTTGGCATTAAGCTGCACAGGTTCAATATACTCCGACAAGCCAAATATCAACTCATCATAAAGTTTCACCTCCAGTGCCAGTATTTTTTCTTCTGCGCCAAGGATCTTTTCTTCATACTCCCTCAGTTCCTCTGTGATGTACCTTTCTGAATTGACCAGTGTTTGCTTTCGTATCCATTCCTGTGGCACCTTCTCCTTGTGGGCATTTGTGACTTCCAGGTAGTAGCCAAAGACATTGTTGAAGCCTATCTTTAAAGAAGATATGCCTGTCCGTTCAATCTCGCGCTGTTGTATCCTTATCAGGTAGTCCTTACCTTCATAAGCCAGTTTCCTGAGCTCATCCAACTCAGGTGAGATCCCGTCCCTGATAACCTGACCCTTGGTGACTAATGCCGGAGGGTCGGGATTGACCTCCTTTTCAATACGG
Above is a genomic segment from Bacteroidota bacterium containing:
- the mutS gene encoding DNA mismatch repair protein MutS, with amino-acid sequence MLEKESHDTSVTPLMRQYNAIKAKYPDALLLFRVGDFYETFGEDAIRTSNILGIVLTRRANGSATFIELAGFPYHALDTYLPKLVKAGLRVAICDQLEDPKLTKKLVRRGITELVTPGVSYNDRILETKENNFLAGIHQGPKITGISFLDVSTGEFYIAQGAVDYIDILLQTFKPSEVLVQKNRQVEFAEHFGDRYYINTFDDWVFTIDFAQDILLKHFGTTSLKGFGVDDLEYGIIAAGAAMHYLAETQHDKVQHICKISRIEEDKYVWLDKFTVRNLELLSSPNENATTLIQVIDQTISPMGSRMLKKWIVLPLKEKQPIGERHDIVEYIIGTPEFGDVLRQNIKVISDLERLISKVAMARISPREVIQLKRALKAIAPIKQACAGAKEDALQRIGEQLNPCFLMIDRIEKEVNPDPPALVTKGQVIRDGISPELDELRKLAYEGKDYLIRIQQREIERTGISSLKIGFNNVFGYYLEVTNAHKEKVPQEWIRKQTLVNSERYITEELREYEEKILGAEEKILALEVKLYDELIFGLSEYIEPVQLNAKLIARLDCLLSFAVSAQRYNYVRPEINDTNVIDIKDGRHPVIEQQLPLGERYIPNDVYLDTEQQQIIIITGPNMSGKSALLRQTALIVLMAQMGAFVPASSAKIGIVDKIFTRVGASDNISSGESTFMVEMNETASILNNVSNRSLILLDEIGRGTSTYDGISIAWAIAEYLHEHPLFRPKILFATHYHELNEMAASFKRIQNYHISVKEINNQVIFIRKLQPGGSEHSFGIHVARMAGMPHTVLERAGEMLHILEKTHSGEEIGRQSAVGSRQLAVGSEQAEGGGYQLSFIQLNDPLLERIRDDILSTNINTLTPVEALMKLNEIKKMLGK